A genomic segment from Gilvibacter sp. SZ-19 encodes:
- a CDS encoding pitrilysin family protein, whose protein sequence is MRKSIKRSLLLIPAALLVFATSCKEGGAADSANSDLTLEFEKYELENGLDVILHQDKSDPIVSMAIQYGVGSNREKTGRTGFAHLFEHMLFQESENVGQDQFFKKIQDVGGTLNGGTWKDGTIYYEVVPKNALEKIMWLESDRMGFFINTVTESAFYNQQEVVQNEKRQRVDNNPYGHTGWVIDKNIYPEGHPYNWQVIGELVDLQNATVEDVREFYDKYYGPNNATLVIAGDFETEEIKPMIEKYFGEIKKRQEVAPLEPMPVTLDATKRLMHEDNFATAPQLNMVYPTLQQYTDDAYALDFLGQLLSQGKKAPLYKVLVEEKELTSRTTAFNNSQEIAGAFRIIITANEGKTLQEVEDAIFEAFAMFEEQGVTDRDIERIKASLETDFYNQISSVLGKSFNLAQYNVFAGDPEFYKKDLENIQSVTKEDVMRVYNTYIKDKPYVLTSFVPKGKPELAANNSEVAPVVEEEIKENVTREIVDTEEEIAKTPSAFDRSVEPEAGDAPALNIPTSWKSELDNGMMVYGISQDEIPTVNFSLIIEGGHLLDDLSKNGVANLMSDIMMEGTANKTPQELEEEIELLGASLNMYTTRESIVVQGNTLVRNFDKLMALVEEILLEPRWDEAEFNRIKTATINSIKRSDANPNAVANRVWNKMLYGEGHPFAYPTSGTVESVEAITMDDLKAFYQKNFSPSISRFLIVGKIDQDQTIAALNSLESNWAAKEVTIPEFPVDTSRDKSTLAFVDIPNAKQSVINIGYLSMARDNPDFYPAEVMNYKLGGSFSGNVNLILREEKGYTYGARSGFSGTKIPGTFNASSSVRTNTTGESVEIFRDQIKAYKEGISEEDLEFTKNAMIKSNARRFETQFSLLGMLSEMSNYGLAPNYIEQEEAIINNMTLEQHKELANKLLDENRMLYLVVGDAATQYAQFKDMGFDEVKLVDKDAKEVELEDVKM, encoded by the coding sequence ATGCGAAAATCAATCAAACGCAGTCTGTTGTTAATTCCTGCAGCACTGCTCGTCTTTGCCACTTCGTGTAAAGAGGGAGGAGCAGCAGATTCAGCAAACAGCGATCTCACTCTTGAATTCGAGAAGTACGAACTAGAAAATGGTCTGGATGTAATCTTGCATCAGGACAAGAGTGACCCTATCGTATCTATGGCTATCCAATACGGTGTTGGTTCTAACAGAGAAAAGACCGGACGAACTGGTTTTGCTCACTTGTTTGAGCATATGTTGTTCCAAGAGTCAGAGAACGTGGGGCAAGATCAGTTCTTCAAGAAGATTCAAGATGTTGGAGGAACACTTAATGGTGGTACCTGGAAGGATGGAACCATCTATTACGAAGTTGTTCCTAAGAACGCTTTGGAAAAGATTATGTGGTTAGAAAGTGACCGTATGGGATTCTTCATCAATACGGTGACAGAATCAGCTTTCTACAATCAACAAGAAGTAGTTCAGAACGAAAAGCGCCAGCGCGTAGATAACAATCCTTACGGACATACTGGCTGGGTTATCGACAAGAACATCTACCCGGAAGGACACCCGTATAACTGGCAAGTTATTGGAGAATTGGTGGACTTACAGAACGCCACTGTGGAGGATGTTCGTGAGTTCTATGACAAATACTACGGACCAAATAACGCTACGCTCGTTATTGCCGGAGACTTCGAAACAGAGGAGATCAAGCCAATGATCGAGAAGTACTTTGGCGAGATCAAAAAACGTCAAGAGGTAGCGCCACTAGAGCCTATGCCTGTTACTTTAGATGCTACCAAGCGTTTAATGCACGAAGACAACTTCGCTACAGCGCCTCAGCTTAACATGGTTTACCCAACACTTCAGCAATATACAGACGATGCTTACGCCTTGGATTTCTTAGGGCAGTTGTTGTCACAAGGAAAGAAAGCTCCGTTGTATAAGGTATTGGTAGAGGAAAAGGAATTGACCTCTCGCACAACAGCTTTTAACAACTCTCAAGAAATTGCAGGTGCCTTTAGAATCATCATTACCGCTAACGAAGGTAAGACACTTCAAGAGGTAGAAGATGCGATCTTCGAGGCCTTCGCTATGTTCGAAGAGCAAGGAGTTACTGACCGCGACATTGAGCGTATCAAGGCAAGCCTAGAGACAGATTTCTACAATCAGATCAGCAGTGTACTTGGAAAGTCATTCAACTTGGCGCAGTACAATGTTTTTGCTGGAGATCCTGAATTCTACAAGAAAGACTTGGAGAATATCCAGAGCGTGACCAAAGAAGACGTAATGCGAGTTTACAATACGTACATCAAGGACAAGCCGTATGTATTGACCAGTTTTGTGCCAAAAGGAAAGCCAGAATTGGCTGCGAACAATTCTGAGGTAGCTCCGGTAGTAGAAGAGGAGATCAAAGAGAATGTTACTCGTGAGATCGTTGATACAGAAGAAGAGATCGCTAAGACGCCTTCTGCCTTTGACCGTTCTGTAGAACCAGAAGCTGGCGACGCTCCTGCACTTAATATTCCTACAAGCTGGAAGTCTGAACTAGATAACGGCATGATGGTTTACGGAATTTCTCAAGATGAGATCCCGACAGTAAACTTTAGCCTGATCATCGAGGGAGGACACCTACTTGACGATCTTTCTAAAAACGGTGTTGCCAACCTAATGAGCGATATCATGATGGAAGGAACCGCCAACAAGACTCCGCAGGAATTAGAAGAAGAGATCGAATTGCTTGGAGCGAGTCTAAACATGTACACTACACGTGAATCTATCGTGGTACAAGGAAATACCTTGGTGAGAAACTTTGATAAGTTGATGGCTTTGGTAGAGGAGATCCTATTAGAGCCACGTTGGGATGAGGCGGAATTCAACCGTATCAAAACAGCTACTATTAACAGTATTAAGCGTTCTGATGCTAACCCTAATGCAGTAGCAAACCGCGTATGGAACAAGATGCTTTACGGAGAAGGACACCCATTTGCTTACCCAACTAGTGGTACTGTGGAATCTGTAGAGGCAATTACTATGGACGACCTAAAGGCCTTCTACCAGAAGAACTTTTCACCTTCTATTAGTCGCTTCTTAATTGTTGGTAAGATCGATCAAGATCAAACTATAGCCGCGCTAAACAGTTTGGAATCTAACTGGGCAGCTAAGGAAGTAACAATCCCAGAATTCCCGGTAGACACTTCTCGCGATAAGTCAACCCTTGCTTTTGTAGATATTCCAAACGCCAAGCAATCGGTGATCAACATTGGTTACTTGTCTATGGCAAGAGACAATCCAGATTTCTATCCGGCAGAGGTGATGAACTACAAACTCGGAGGCTCGTTCTCTGGTAATGTGAACCTGATCCTTCGTGAGGAGAAAGGTTATACTTATGGAGCGCGCTCTGGTTTTAGCGGTACTAAAATCCCTGGAACCTTTAACGCGAGTTCTAGTGTAAGAACCAACACCACTGGTGAATCTGTTGAGATCTTTAGAGATCAGATCAAGGCTTACAAAGAAGGAATTTCAGAAGAAGACCTTGAGTTCACTAAGAACGCTATGATCAAGTCTAATGCGCGTCGTTTTGAGACTCAATTCTCATTATTGGGAATGCTTTCTGAAATGAGCAACTACGGCTTAGCTCCTAATTACATCGAGCAGGAAGAAGCTATCATCAATAATATGACTTTAGAACAGCACAAGGAGCTTGCCAATAAGCTATTGGACGAGAACCGCATGCTTTACTTAGTAGTTGGTGACGCCGCTACCCAGTACGCACAGTTCAAGGACATGGGCTTTGACGAGGTGAAATTGGTAGATAAAGATGCTAAAGAAGTAGAACTGGAAGACGTGAAAATGTAA
- a CDS encoding Nramp family divalent metal transporter codes for MRKAWYKKIGPATLIAAAFIGPGTVTVCTLAGVNFGMNLLWALLLSMLATIVLQEMAARLGLITGKGLAEAIRSQLSNSGLRNTALILVFAAIIIGNSAYEAGNISGGVLGLRELIPNTQFSLFGFPLESLVIVIGLVAFILLYLGTYKLLERVLMGLVLLMSLCFLITAVLTGPDLLSLLKGLLIPSAPQDSIFTIIALIGTTVVPYNLFLHAALVSEKWQSSSDLGWVRKDTLIAVGVGGLVSMAILLCGAALQGMSVNSAADLGKGLEPLLGGFAKYFIALALFAAGITSAITAPLAAAYVARGCFGWDAGLKDLRFRSVWMMVLFVGVFFALSGSSPIAIIQFAQIANGIVLPLIAIFLLWAVNKKGLLGQFVNTKLQNLLGLLIILICVLLSGRTLYKLITTWLA; via the coding sequence ATGCGTAAAGCTTGGTATAAGAAAATTGGCCCAGCGACCTTGATCGCTGCTGCTTTTATTGGCCCTGGGACTGTAACTGTTTGCACCTTAGCGGGAGTGAATTTTGGCATGAACTTACTCTGGGCACTGCTGCTTTCCATGCTCGCAACTATCGTACTGCAAGAGATGGCTGCTCGTTTAGGTTTAATCACTGGTAAAGGCCTGGCAGAAGCTATCCGATCGCAACTCAGCAATTCAGGGCTCAGAAATACAGCGTTGATCTTAGTGTTTGCCGCCATTATTATTGGCAATAGTGCTTATGAGGCAGGAAATATAAGCGGCGGTGTCTTAGGTTTGCGCGAGTTGATTCCCAATACGCAATTCAGTTTATTCGGATTTCCCTTAGAATCCTTGGTGATCGTTATTGGCCTGGTGGCCTTTATCTTGCTTTATTTGGGGACTTACAAGCTTTTGGAGCGCGTACTTATGGGCTTGGTTTTGCTGATGAGTCTTTGCTTTCTAATTACAGCCGTACTGACCGGACCAGACCTCTTATCCTTACTCAAAGGCTTATTGATCCCGTCCGCGCCTCAAGACAGTATATTTACCATCATAGCGCTAATTGGAACCACAGTAGTGCCTTACAATTTGTTTTTGCACGCAGCATTGGTCAGTGAAAAATGGCAATCGAGTTCAGATCTGGGATGGGTGCGCAAGGACACGCTAATTGCTGTTGGTGTGGGTGGCTTGGTGTCTATGGCCATTTTACTCTGCGGAGCAGCACTGCAAGGCATGTCGGTTAATTCGGCTGCCGATCTTGGCAAGGGTCTAGAACCACTACTAGGAGGCTTTGCCAAATATTTTATAGCCCTAGCACTCTTTGCCGCGGGGATTACTTCGGCTATCACAGCGCCTTTGGCGGCTGCTTATGTGGCTAGAGGTTGCTTCGGATGGGACGCTGGACTAAAGGATTTAAGATTCCGCAGTGTTTGGATGATGGTACTATTTGTCGGTGTATTTTTTGCCCTTAGCGGGAGTAGCCCTATAGCCATCATTCAGTTTGCCCAAATAGCCAACGGGATCGTCTTACCGCTTATAGCGATCTTTTTACTTTGGGCTGTCAATAAAAAAGGTCTATTAGGTCAATTTGTGAACACTAAGCTGCAAAACTTATTAGGATTGTTGATCATTCTAATATGCGTGTTACTTAGTGGCAGAACACTTTACAAACTCATTACCACATGGCTGGCTTAA
- the pxpA gene encoding 5-oxoprolinase subunit PxpA, translated as MAGLNYSIDLNADVGEGIATEAEIIPLLSSCNVACGGHYGDRDSVLKTLAIARKAGIKVGAHPAYPDKANFGRKVMNIEVERLKDELLSQLELFFSCCSELDIQAHHIKPHGALYNQAAKNLQTAKVIVEVVHSIDQKLPLYTLPGGVLDSLASDLEIIPEAFIDRRYNADYTLVSRSLATALITDPSEAWQQLEMLVKQGHIRSVQGTMIPIKAKTFCVHSDSPGALDLLTHIHQQMAANNMQLAI; from the coding sequence ATGGCTGGCTTAAATTATAGCATAGACCTAAACGCAGATGTAGGCGAGGGCATTGCTACCGAAGCAGAGATCATTCCATTGCTAAGCAGTTGCAATGTGGCTTGTGGCGGTCATTATGGAGACAGGGACAGTGTTTTAAAGACTTTAGCTATAGCTCGCAAAGCAGGAATTAAAGTAGGGGCACACCCGGCTTATCCAGACAAAGCCAATTTTGGTCGAAAGGTCATGAACATAGAAGTTGAGCGCCTAAAAGACGAGCTTTTAAGCCAATTAGAACTGTTCTTTAGCTGTTGTTCGGAACTTGATATACAAGCGCATCATATCAAACCCCATGGTGCGCTTTACAACCAAGCCGCTAAGAATCTACAGACCGCAAAAGTTATCGTTGAGGTCGTGCATTCCATCGATCAAAAATTACCACTATACACCTTGCCTGGTGGCGTCTTGGATTCCTTGGCAAGCGATCTGGAGATTATTCCAGAAGCTTTTATAGACCGCCGCTATAATGCCGATTATACTTTAGTGTCCAGAAGCTTAGCTACCGCACTGATAACTGACCCATCCGAGGCTTGGCAGCAATTGGAAATGCTTGTAAAGCAAGGGCACATCCGCAGTGTACAGGGAACCATGATCCCAATAAAGGCCAAAACATTCTGTGTGCATAGCGATTCCCCAGGGGCTTTGGATTTATTAACTCATATTCACCAGCAAATGGCGGCGAATAATATGCAATTGGCAATATGA
- the pxpB gene encoding 5-oxoprolinase subunit PxpB: MNSLKIRSFGPQTLLIEWPQLISPEIHAELLAYRKLSKLFADQIAETVITYNAIALHLKPGHSPNALKAELEETISLNEVSPLPPSMRWDLPVCYDTQLAMDLEELAQEKQMSKQELIKLHSEVDYHIYFCGFLPGFIYLGGLNKALHSPRLAVPRTHVPAGSVGIAGSQTGIYPSHSPGGWKIIGRCPVPVFDPRNDDRPSPFFAGQLIRFVPVDLKEYHAIEQEVAKGSYELLKTELT; encoded by the coding sequence ATGAACAGTTTAAAGATCAGATCTTTTGGCCCACAGACACTGCTTATAGAATGGCCACAGCTAATTAGTCCTGAGATCCATGCCGAGCTGTTGGCTTACCGGAAATTGTCCAAATTATTCGCAGATCAGATCGCAGAAACAGTCATAACCTATAATGCCATTGCCTTACACTTAAAACCAGGGCATTCTCCAAATGCCTTAAAAGCGGAGTTGGAAGAGACCATTAGTTTAAATGAGGTAAGTCCCTTACCGCCAAGTATGCGTTGGGATTTGCCAGTGTGTTATGACACACAACTCGCCATGGACCTCGAAGAACTCGCCCAAGAAAAGCAAATGAGCAAGCAGGAACTCATCAAGTTACACAGTGAGGTGGATTATCATATCTATTTCTGCGGATTTTTACCGGGCTTCATTTATTTGGGAGGACTCAACAAAGCCCTACACAGTCCAAGACTAGCGGTGCCAAGAACTCATGTTCCCGCTGGTTCTGTTGGTATTGCTGGGTCTCAAACAGGAATATATCCCAGCCATAGTCCAGGGGGTTGGAAGATCATAGGCCGATGTCCGGTACCTGTGTTCGATCCGCGAAACGATGACAGGCCGAGTCCCTTTTTTGCAGGACAACTCATCCGCTTTGTACCAGTAGATCTCAAAGAGTATCATGCTATTGAGCAAGAAGTTGCTAAAGGAAGCTATGAACTTCTAAAAACGGAATTGACATGA
- a CDS encoding biotin-dependent carboxyltransferase family protein codes for MITVIHPGLLSSLQDAGRFGYRSFGVPWSGPMDSFSAGMAKELVQNTPEDAVLEFYQRGPSLQFDADAVIAVTGQNFELVIDGEPKSLFRAHKVKSGQLLSINSLAATNFGYLAIAGGFDSERVLGSRSYCPGITNHIRLERGDKLKFNKNHSIEVPSLSRVKSIAHIFQTEHIEVTPGPEYDRLSLEQKEILWNSSHTLSRNINRMGYRFNPTPGLHSDGILTGPVQAGTVQLTPGGELIVLMRDAQTTGGYARILQLMPDAISVLAQQIPGTTLQFRLKTTT; via the coding sequence ATGATTACAGTCATTCATCCAGGGTTATTATCGAGCTTGCAAGATGCCGGGCGGTTTGGCTATCGCAGTTTTGGAGTTCCTTGGAGCGGTCCTATGGATAGCTTTAGTGCCGGAATGGCCAAAGAGTTGGTGCAAAATACTCCAGAAGACGCGGTCTTGGAATTTTACCAAAGAGGGCCGAGCTTGCAATTCGATGCCGATGCCGTAATTGCTGTTACCGGACAAAATTTCGAGCTCGTGATCGATGGAGAACCAAAATCACTGTTCAGGGCTCATAAGGTCAAGTCTGGACAACTACTGAGCATAAACTCCCTGGCAGCTACCAATTTTGGATATCTTGCTATAGCAGGCGGCTTTGATTCTGAGCGGGTTTTGGGAAGTAGATCCTATTGTCCGGGTATCACTAATCATATTAGGTTAGAACGAGGGGACAAACTCAAGTTCAATAAAAACCACAGCATAGAGGTGCCGAGTTTGTCGCGAGTTAAGTCCATTGCTCATATTTTCCAAACTGAGCACATTGAAGTTACACCAGGGCCGGAATACGACAGACTCAGCCTAGAACAAAAGGAAATACTGTGGAATAGCTCGCATACACTCAGCAGAAATATAAACCGTATGGGATATCGTTTTAATCCTACACCTGGCTTACATTCAGATGGGATCCTAACTGGGCCTGTACAAGCAGGAACGGTACAGTTGACACCAGGAGGAGAACTTATAGTACTAATGCGAGACGCACAAACTACAGGAGGATACGCGCGTATCTTACAATTAATGCCGGATGCGATTAGTGTGTTAGCACAACAGATTCCGGGAACAACTTTACAGTTTAGACTAAAAACTACAACTTAA